A single region of the Sorghum bicolor cultivar BTx623 chromosome 7, Sorghum_bicolor_NCBIv3, whole genome shotgun sequence genome encodes:
- the LOC8080838 gene encoding uncharacterized protein LOC8080838: protein MHRNSSRIRSGSFYIIGRTNFPIPSRIRSSTARIRRPTSPALPHPRTLPAGFSASAAAAATMANEQSGSLLRRWRPFYGAFGAIDDAIEEAGGHPRAAFRDVRVRILQLLRGATDDGVAEQLCGALDEAMAEALETLRVAPVPHRALASTDLARTVGALLDKHGSARIRRLAGDVVRGWKAANVTATTAVKEELDKLSADDQIPGQSISAVIADGNARFRGRKEKLQIPPAKTMLPAGDVHKKKLQIPPAKMLPIVPVAEAHKKMVYVPPAKKTMLPIAATVSTPNTSETKKAAVDESKKMEATKRKLREGYQEAEKIKRQHTIQKIDDKDAAKMFEQKQRKMHPVVRERGGRASCRTSSGGVRRSLLPSLQMI, encoded by the coding sequence ATGCACAGGAACTCGAGTCGGATTCGATCCGGCTCGTTCTATATAATCGGACGCACCAATTTCCCAATTCCATCCCGCATCCGCTCGTCCACTGCTCGCATCCGCCGACCCACCTCGCCGGCTCTCCCTCATCCGCGTACCCTACCGGCCGGCTTCTCcgcatccgccgccgccgccgccaccatggCGAACGAGCAGAGCGGGAGCCTCCTGCGGAGGTGGAGGCCATTCTACGGCGCGTTCGGCGCCATCGACGACGCGATCGAGGAGGCAGGCGGGCACCCGCGCGCCGCGTTCCGGGACGTGAGGGTCCGGATCCTCCAGCTGCTCCGCGGCGCCACCGACGACGGCGTGGCCGAGCAGCTCTGCGGCGCGCTGGACGAGGCCATGGCGGAAGCGCTCGAGACCCTGCGGGTGGCGCCCGTCCCGCACCGCGCGCTGGCGTCCACCGACCTCGCAAGGACCGTCGGCGCCCTCCTCGACAAGCACGGCTCGGCCCGGATCCGCCGGCTCGCCGGCGACGTCGTGCGCGGGTGGAAGGCGGCCAACGTCACCGCAACTACAGCAGTCAAGGAAGAGCTCGACAAGCTCTCTGCTGATGATCAAATCCCAGGACAGAGCATCTCTGCAGTGATAGCTGATGGTAATGCGCGTTTCCGTGGGCGCAAGGAGAAGCTACAGATACCGCCGGCGAAGACGATGCTTCCCGCCGGCGATGTACACAAGAAGAAGCTACAGATACCGCCGGCGAAGATGCTTCCTATCGTCCCCGTCGCCGAGGCACACAAGAAGATGGTGTATGTTCCACCAGCGAAGAAGACGATGCTGCCGATCGCAGCTACTGTCTCGACACCGAACACGAGCGAGACCAAGAAGGCAGCCGTCGACGAGAGCAAGAAGATGGAGGCTACGAAACGCAAGCTGCGTGAGGGTTACCAAGAGGCCGAGAAGATCAAGCGTCAACACACCATTCAGAAGATCGACGACAAGGATGCAGCAAAGATGTTTGAGCAGAAGCAACGGAAGATGCATCCCGTCGTGCGAGAGAGAGGAGGCCGAGCATCATGTAGGACATCCTCAGGCGGCGTCAGGCGTTCGTTGCTTCCCTCTCTTCAGATGATTTAG